In one Oncorhynchus nerka isolate Pitt River linkage group LG7, Oner_Uvic_2.0, whole genome shotgun sequence genomic region, the following are encoded:
- the LOC115122243 gene encoding E3 ubiquitin-protein ligase MYLIP-A-like produces MLCHVTRPDSVVMEVEVDTKANGEDCLNKVCRKLGILEVDYFGLQFSGNKGENLWLNLRNRICQQVDNLTPCRLRLRVKFFVEPHLILQEQTRHVFFMQVKENLHSGHLRMCSEQAEELSALLAQAEFRDYNQNTAKYWYSELCGSEPCPATVNSIISKHKALEGQSPGSVEYQALQLVSSLEHYGVEWHWARDAEGQRLAIGVGPEGIAVCKEDFSLVNRISYPIIQTATQSGKSVYLTVTKDTSDSVVLLFKLISNRAASGLYRAITETHAFYRCDTVTSAVMMQYSRDFKGHLASLFLNENINLGKKYVFDIRRTSKEVYDYARRTLYNAGIMAAVGERTPSGLSPLRGLGEDCGSCQQSRALLERLEKLREALLCMLCCVEEIDSAFCPCGHMVCCQTCANQLQSCPVCRSEVEHVQHVYLPTCTSLLNFTTSHHGDDSPGPIHRAMCGLGHTCHTKDYCNTNTRHDSNNIYHTET; encoded by the exons GTGTGTAGGAAGTTGGGAATCCTAGAGGTGGACTACTTTGGCCTGCAGTTTTCAGGCAATAAAGGAGAGAACCTGTGGCTCAACCTCAGGAACAGAATCTGTCAGCAGGTGGACAATCTGACTCCCTGCCGACTCCGGCTTCGAGTCAAGTTCTTTGTGGAACCACATCTCATACTCCAGGAACAGACGAG ACATGTGTTCTTCATGCAGGTCAAGGAGAACCTCCACAGCGGCCACCTGAGGATGTGTTCGGAGCAGGCTGAGGAGCTGAGTGCCCTGCTGGCCCAAGCTGAGTTCAGAGACTACAACCAGAACACAGCCAAGTACTGGTACTCTGAGCTATGTGGGAGCGAACCCTGCCCGGCAACAGTCAACAG TATCATCTCTAAGCACAAGGCGTTGGAGGGTCAGAGCCCGGGGTCGGTGGAGTACCAGGCCCTGCAGCTGGTGTCCAGCCTGGAGCACTACGGGGTGGAGTGGCACTGGGCCAGGGACGCAGAGGGACAGAGGCTGGCCATAGGGGTTGGCCCTGAAGGTATCGCTGTCTGTAAAGAGGACTTCAGCCTGGTCAACAG GATCAGCTATCCCATAATACAAACAGCCACCCAGTCAGGGAAGAGTGTTTACCTGACGGTGACCAAGGATACCAGCGACAGTGTGGTTCTGCTATTCAAGCTGATCAGCAACCGGGCAGCAAGCGGACTGTACCGGGCCATCACTGAGACACACGCCTTCTACAG gtGTGACACGGTGACCAGCGCGGTGATGATGCAGTACAGCCGTGACTTCAAGGGTCACCTGGCGTCTCTCTTCCTCAATGAGAACATCAACCTGGGCAAGAAGTACGTCTTTGACATCCGACGCACCTCCAAGGAGGTCTACGACTACGCACGCCGGACGCTCTACAACGCCGGAATCATGGCGGCGGTTGGCGAGAGGACGCCATCGGGGCTCAGTCCACTGCGTGGGCTGGGAGAGGACTGTGGGAGCTGTCAGCAGAGCAGGGCGCTGctggagagactagagaaactcAGAGAAGCTCTGCTGTGTATGTTGTGCTGTGTGGAAGAGATCGACTCAGCCTTCTGCCCCTGTGGACACATGGTGTGCTGCCAGACCTGCGCCAACCAACTACAG TCGTGTCCGGTGTGTCGGTCGGAGGTGGAACACGTGCAGCATGTCTACCTCCCCACCTGCACCAGTCTCCTGAACTTCACCACCTCTCACCATGGCGACGACAGCCCCGGCCCCATCCACAGAGCTATGTGTGGTCTAGGACACACCTGCCACACCAAGGACTACTGCAACACCAACACCCGACACGACTCCAACAACATCTACCACACAGAGACATAG